A genomic region of Manihot esculenta cultivar AM560-2 chromosome 15, M.esculenta_v8, whole genome shotgun sequence contains the following coding sequences:
- the LOC110601770 gene encoding uncharacterized protein LOC110601770 isoform X4 codes for MVSDSDLVTRLREILRTSDLDTATAGSVRRKLEEDLGVDLSDRKKFIREQIDIYLETLQNEHKDEDEEENMPVDVNQNEEGNEIDAVEEEGEEEEEEEEEEEESEERGTKRKRSNKVEKVGKKRGGGFTKLCALSPRLQKFVGVPELARTEVVKKLWAYIRENNLQDPKNKRNINCDEALRDLFRVNTINMFQMNKALSKHIRPLTAEAGCLYFLQFQLQLPQTGFHIELPLYFIYEHEKLKEKGEDGSNSVSESDDPAEEQEVEEEEEEAVEKEGTVQSNKGGGSSKADKDVKKRGGGFTKLCSLSPQLQAFTGVPELARTEVVKKLWAYIREKDLQDPNNKRNIICDESLRALFRVDSINMFQMNKELSKHIGPLNEEDAPDNSIQKETRCKQGREEDELKQKEKRQKKGASGLLVPLPLSDALVKFFGTGESTLSRADVVKRMWEYIKQHDLQDPSDKRRIICDEKLKELFEVDSFNGFSVSKLLTSHFIKMEQ; via the exons ATGGTTTCGGATTCTGACCTCGTGACCCGCCTTAGAGAAATCCTCCGGACCTCTGACCTCGACACCGCCACCGCTGGCAGTGTCCGTAGGAAGTTGGAGGAGGATTTAGGCGTCGATTTATCGGACCGGAAAAAGTTTATTCGGGAACAAATCGACATTTACCTCGAAACCCTACAGAATGAGCATAAGGATGAAGACGAAGAAGAAAATATGCCAGTGGATGTGAATCAGAATGAGGAAGGCAATGAAATCGACGCCgttgaagaagaaggagaagaggaggaagaggaggaggaggaagaagaggagAGTGAGGAACGGGGAACTAAAAGAAAAAG GTCAAATAAGGTTGAAAAAGTAGGCAAGAAAAGAGGAGGTGGCTTTACGAAGCTATGTGCCCTATCTCCACGGCTTCAAAAGTTTGTTGGAGTGCCTGAATTAGCAAGAACTGAG GTTGTGAAGAAACTTTGGGCATATATCAGGGAGAACAACTTGCAGGATCCAAAGAATAAGCGAAATATAAATTGTGATGAAGCATTGCGGGATCTTTTTCGTGTAAATACAATTAATATGTTTCAAATGAATAAAGCCTTGTCCAAGCATATTCGGCCATTAACCGCAGAAGCtg GATGTTTATATTTTCTGCAATTTCAACTTCAACTACCACAAACAGGCTTCCACATTGAACTTCCGCTTTATTTCATTTACG AGCATGAAAAGCTGAAGGAAAAAGGTGAAGATGGTAGTAATTCTGTGTCAGAAAGCGATGATCCAGCTGAAGAACAGGAAGTtgaagaggaggaagaggaagctGTGGAGAAAGAGGGTACTGTACAAAGCAATAAAGGAGG TGGGTCTTCTAAGGCGGATAAAGATGTTAAGAAAAGAGGAGGAGGCTTTACTAAATTGTGTAGCCTTTCTCCACAACTTCAAGCATTCACTGGAGTGCCTGAATTGGCCAGGACAGAG GTTGTGAAGAAACTTTGGGCCTATATTCGGGAGAAAGACTTACAAGATCCAAATAACAAACGGAATATAATATGTGATGAATCACTTCGTGCTCTCTTTCGTGTTGATTCTATCAATATGTTTCAAATGAACAAAGAATTGTCCAAGCACATAGGGCCATTAAATGAGGAAGATG CTCCAGACAACTCTATACAGAAGGAAACACGGTGCAAGCAAGGAAGAGAAGAAG ATGAACTAAAGCAGAAGGAAAAACGGCAGAAGAAGGGAGCTTCTGGTCTTCTTGTTCCCCTTCCTCTTTCAGATGCTCTTGTAAAATTTTTTGGCACTGGCGAAAGTACATTATCTCGGGCTGATGTTGTAAAGAGAATGTGGGAATACATAAAACAACATGATCTGCAG GATCCATCTGATAAGAGGAGAATCATTTGCGATGAAAAGTTAAAAGAACTATTTGAGGTCGACTCATTCAATGGATTCTCAGTCTCAAAGCTCCTGACATCTCATTTCATCAAGATGGAACAGTGA
- the LOC110601770 gene encoding uncharacterized protein LOC110601770 isoform X1, which produces MVSDSDLVTRLREILRTSDLDTATAGSVRRKLEEDLGVDLSDRKKFIREQIDIYLETLQNEHKDEDEEENMPVDVNQNEEGNEIDAVEEEGEEEEEEEEEEEESEERGTKRKRSNKVEKVGKKRGGGFTKLCALSPRLQKFVGVPELARTEVVKKLWAYIRENNLQDPKNKRNINCDEALRDLFRVNTINMFQMNKALSKHIRPLTAEAGCLYFLQFQLQLPQTGFHIELPLYFIYEHEKLKEKGEDGSNSVSESDDPAEEQEVEEEEEEAVEKEGTVQSNKGGGSSKADKDVKKRGGGFTKLCSLSPQLQAFTGVPELARTEVVKKLWAYIREKDLQDPNNKRNIICDESLRALFRVDSINMFQMNKELSKHIGPLNEEDGTSPDNSIQKETRCKQGREEGSDELKQKEKRQKKGASGLLVPLPLSDALVKFFGTGESTLSRADVVKRMWEYIKQHDLQDPSDKRRIICDEKLKELFEVDSFNGFSVSKLLTSHFIKMEQ; this is translated from the exons ATGGTTTCGGATTCTGACCTCGTGACCCGCCTTAGAGAAATCCTCCGGACCTCTGACCTCGACACCGCCACCGCTGGCAGTGTCCGTAGGAAGTTGGAGGAGGATTTAGGCGTCGATTTATCGGACCGGAAAAAGTTTATTCGGGAACAAATCGACATTTACCTCGAAACCCTACAGAATGAGCATAAGGATGAAGACGAAGAAGAAAATATGCCAGTGGATGTGAATCAGAATGAGGAAGGCAATGAAATCGACGCCgttgaagaagaaggagaagaggaggaagaggaggaggaggaagaagaggagAGTGAGGAACGGGGAACTAAAAGAAAAAG GTCAAATAAGGTTGAAAAAGTAGGCAAGAAAAGAGGAGGTGGCTTTACGAAGCTATGTGCCCTATCTCCACGGCTTCAAAAGTTTGTTGGAGTGCCTGAATTAGCAAGAACTGAG GTTGTGAAGAAACTTTGGGCATATATCAGGGAGAACAACTTGCAGGATCCAAAGAATAAGCGAAATATAAATTGTGATGAAGCATTGCGGGATCTTTTTCGTGTAAATACAATTAATATGTTTCAAATGAATAAAGCCTTGTCCAAGCATATTCGGCCATTAACCGCAGAAGCtg GATGTTTATATTTTCTGCAATTTCAACTTCAACTACCACAAACAGGCTTCCACATTGAACTTCCGCTTTATTTCATTTACG AGCATGAAAAGCTGAAGGAAAAAGGTGAAGATGGTAGTAATTCTGTGTCAGAAAGCGATGATCCAGCTGAAGAACAGGAAGTtgaagaggaggaagaggaagctGTGGAGAAAGAGGGTACTGTACAAAGCAATAAAGGAGG TGGGTCTTCTAAGGCGGATAAAGATGTTAAGAAAAGAGGAGGAGGCTTTACTAAATTGTGTAGCCTTTCTCCACAACTTCAAGCATTCACTGGAGTGCCTGAATTGGCCAGGACAGAG GTTGTGAAGAAACTTTGGGCCTATATTCGGGAGAAAGACTTACAAGATCCAAATAACAAACGGAATATAATATGTGATGAATCACTTCGTGCTCTCTTTCGTGTTGATTCTATCAATATGTTTCAAATGAACAAAGAATTGTCCAAGCACATAGGGCCATTAAATGAGGAAGATGGTACAT CTCCAGACAACTCTATACAGAAGGAAACACGGTGCAAGCAAGGAAGAGAAGAAG GTTCAGATGAACTAAAGCAGAAGGAAAAACGGCAGAAGAAGGGAGCTTCTGGTCTTCTTGTTCCCCTTCCTCTTTCAGATGCTCTTGTAAAATTTTTTGGCACTGGCGAAAGTACATTATCTCGGGCTGATGTTGTAAAGAGAATGTGGGAATACATAAAACAACATGATCTGCAG GATCCATCTGATAAGAGGAGAATCATTTGCGATGAAAAGTTAAAAGAACTATTTGAGGTCGACTCATTCAATGGATTCTCAGTCTCAAAGCTCCTGACATCTCATTTCATCAAGATGGAACAGTGA
- the LOC110601770 gene encoding gelsolin-related protein of 125 kDa isoform X5: protein MVSDSDLVTRLREILRTSDLDTATAGSVRRKLEEDLGVDLSDRKKFIREQIDIYLETLQNEHKDEDEEENMPVDVNQNEEGNEIDAVEEEGEEEEEEEEEEEESEERGTKRKRSNKVEKVGKKRGGGFTKLCALSPRLQKFVGVPELARTEVVKKLWAYIRENNLQDPKNKRNINCDEALRDLFRVNTINMFQMNKALSKHIRPLTAEAEHEKLKEKGEDGSNSVSESDDPAEEQEVEEEEEEAVEKEGTVQSNKGGGSSKADKDVKKRGGGFTKLCSLSPQLQAFTGVPELARTEVVKKLWAYIREKDLQDPNNKRNIICDESLRALFRVDSINMFQMNKELSKHIGPLNEEDGTSPDNSIQKETRCKQGREEGSDELKQKEKRQKKGASGLLVPLPLSDALVKFFGTGESTLSRADVVKRMWEYIKQHDLQDPSDKRRIICDEKLKELFEVDSFNGFSVSKLLTSHFIKMEQ from the exons ATGGTTTCGGATTCTGACCTCGTGACCCGCCTTAGAGAAATCCTCCGGACCTCTGACCTCGACACCGCCACCGCTGGCAGTGTCCGTAGGAAGTTGGAGGAGGATTTAGGCGTCGATTTATCGGACCGGAAAAAGTTTATTCGGGAACAAATCGACATTTACCTCGAAACCCTACAGAATGAGCATAAGGATGAAGACGAAGAAGAAAATATGCCAGTGGATGTGAATCAGAATGAGGAAGGCAATGAAATCGACGCCgttgaagaagaaggagaagaggaggaagaggaggaggaggaagaagaggagAGTGAGGAACGGGGAACTAAAAGAAAAAG GTCAAATAAGGTTGAAAAAGTAGGCAAGAAAAGAGGAGGTGGCTTTACGAAGCTATGTGCCCTATCTCCACGGCTTCAAAAGTTTGTTGGAGTGCCTGAATTAGCAAGAACTGAG GTTGTGAAGAAACTTTGGGCATATATCAGGGAGAACAACTTGCAGGATCCAAAGAATAAGCGAAATATAAATTGTGATGAAGCATTGCGGGATCTTTTTCGTGTAAATACAATTAATATGTTTCAAATGAATAAAGCCTTGTCCAAGCATATTCGGCCATTAACCGCAGAAGCtg AGCATGAAAAGCTGAAGGAAAAAGGTGAAGATGGTAGTAATTCTGTGTCAGAAAGCGATGATCCAGCTGAAGAACAGGAAGTtgaagaggaggaagaggaagctGTGGAGAAAGAGGGTACTGTACAAAGCAATAAAGGAGG TGGGTCTTCTAAGGCGGATAAAGATGTTAAGAAAAGAGGAGGAGGCTTTACTAAATTGTGTAGCCTTTCTCCACAACTTCAAGCATTCACTGGAGTGCCTGAATTGGCCAGGACAGAG GTTGTGAAGAAACTTTGGGCCTATATTCGGGAGAAAGACTTACAAGATCCAAATAACAAACGGAATATAATATGTGATGAATCACTTCGTGCTCTCTTTCGTGTTGATTCTATCAATATGTTTCAAATGAACAAAGAATTGTCCAAGCACATAGGGCCATTAAATGAGGAAGATGGTACAT CTCCAGACAACTCTATACAGAAGGAAACACGGTGCAAGCAAGGAAGAGAAGAAG GTTCAGATGAACTAAAGCAGAAGGAAAAACGGCAGAAGAAGGGAGCTTCTGGTCTTCTTGTTCCCCTTCCTCTTTCAGATGCTCTTGTAAAATTTTTTGGCACTGGCGAAAGTACATTATCTCGGGCTGATGTTGTAAAGAGAATGTGGGAATACATAAAACAACATGATCTGCAG GATCCATCTGATAAGAGGAGAATCATTTGCGATGAAAAGTTAAAAGAACTATTTGAGGTCGACTCATTCAATGGATTCTCAGTCTCAAAGCTCCTGACATCTCATTTCATCAAGATGGAACAGTGA
- the LOC110600750 gene encoding far upstream element-binding protein 2: MGELEPEQQQHEQKEFADGGKRKLDAFELAKQRAQEIASRIASDAELKRPRLVSENSSEPSLFSSSVSAPLSFPVPFAAQPSLYSHGMGKKITIPSGKVGVVIGKGGETIKHIQLQSGAKIQITKDQDADPHSLTRDVELMGTSEQISRAEELINDVITEADAGGSALSAEHGLNTKQSGAEQFAMKVPNDKVGLLIGKGGETIKYMQSRSGARMQIIPLHLPPGDTMAERTVYLNGSTEQIEAAKELVNDVISGKRIINPSGANSYAQPVYTAAVNWVQPGQPTMQQQPQYGYAQPGTQPTTSSYYGNYTQQPAWDQSNPLTMSQTPQQMTGYGYYGQPQLGSAPLNPSYSYNQTPYDHGYSQQTPSYGQNIPSQTPTQEQQKPYVTSSYGSATVSSQPDGAVSSQSQVAAPAYPPTAYSQPVANPQTYWTSSSYAGQPPQMGYDQTGYSQTAYGGMQPGQVPPPPPQPVYGQGGYPLQPSAAAVNYVQDTQPQSQPSNNGYSQSLAYGAETHDGNSNSAVQEPVPSQS; the protein is encoded by the exons ATGGGAGAATTAGAACCTGAGCAACAGCAACATGAGCAGAAAGAGTTCGCTGACGGTGGAAAGAGAAAGCTGGACGCTTTCGAACTCGCTAAACAGAGAGCTCAAGAAATCGCCTCTCGAATCGCTAGTGACGCTGAGCTGAAACGCCCTCGACTCGTCTCTGAAAACTCGTCCGAGCCTTCATTGTTCTCAAGTTCCGTTTCTGCTCCTCTCTCTTTCCCTG TTCCCTTTGCTGCCCAACCAAGTCTATATTCGCATGGCATGGGCAAGAAGATTACAATTCCAAGTGGCAAG GTTGGTGTGGTTATAGGGAAAGGAGGAGAAACAATAAAACATATTCAACTGCAGTCAGGTGCTAAAATTCAAATTACCAAGGATCAAGATGCCGATCCCCATTCTTTAACAAGGGACGTAGAATTGATGGGTACTTCAGAACAAATTAGCAGGGCAGAAGAATTGATCAATGATGTGATTACAGAG GCAGATGCAGGGGGCTCTGCTTTGTCTGCAGAACATGGATTAAACACAAAGCAATCTGGAGCTGAACAGTTTGCAATGAAAGTCCCAAATGACAAG GTTGGATTGCTCATTGGCAAGGGCGGTGAAACCATCAAGTACATGCAAAGCAGATCAGGGGCTCGTATGCAG aTTATTCCCCTGCACCTTCCTCCTGGTGACACAATGGCAGAGAGAACAGTATATTTAAATGGTTCAACAGAACAGATTGAGGCAGCCAAAGAATTGGTTAATGATGTGATCAGCGGG AAACGGATCATAAACCCATCTGGAGCCAATAGCTATGCACAACCAGTTTATACTGCTGCTGTTAACTGGGTCCAGCCAGGACAACCTACCATGCAACAACAGCCCCAATATGGGTATGCTCAACCAGGAACTCAACCTACAACCTCTTCTTACTATGGCAACTACACCCAGCAACCAGCATGGGATCAGTCAAACCCATTGACCATGTCTCAAACACCTCAGCAAATGACTGGATATGGTTACTATGGACAACCTCAACTGGGATCAGCTCCTCTTAATCCTAGCTATAGCTACAATCAGACACCTTATGATCATGGCTACAGTCAGCAGACACCAAGCTATGGACAAAACATTCCTAGTCAGACTCCAACACAAGAACAGCAGAAACCATATGTAACTTCTAGTTATGGATCAGCTACTGTATCATCTCAACCAGATGGGGCAGTTTCCTCCCAATCTCAAGTAGCAGCACCTGCATATCCACCTACTGCTTATAGTCAACCAGTGGCCAATCCTCAAACATACTGGACTTCTTCAAGCTATGCTGGCCAACCACCACAAATGGGATATGATCAAACGGGGTACTCCCAGACTGCTTATGGAGGGATGCAACCAGGTCAAGTCCCGCCCCCACCCCCCCAGCCAGTTTATGGACAAGGTGGATATCCTCTTCAGCCATCTGCTGCAGCAGTAAATTATGTTCAGGACACACAACCCCAGTCACAGCCATCAAACAATGGTTATTCACAATCATTGGCTTATGGAGCTGAAACTCATGATGGGAATTCAAATTCTGCCGTGCAGGAACCGGTTCCTTCTCAAAGCTGA
- the LOC110601770 gene encoding uncharacterized protein LOC110601770 isoform X2 encodes MVSDSDLVTRLREILRTSDLDTATAGSVRRKLEEDLGVDLSDRKKFIREQIDIYLETLQNEHKDEDEEENMPVDVNQNEEGNEIDAVEEEGEEEEEEEEEEEESEERGTKRKRSNKVEKVGKKRGGGFTKLCALSPRLQKFVGVPELARTEVVKKLWAYIRENNLQDPKNKRNINCDEALRDLFRVNTINMFQMNKALSKHIRPLTAEAGCLYFLQFQLQLPQTGFHIELPLYFIYEHEKLKEKGEDGSNSVSESDDPAEEQEVEEEEEEAVEKEGTVQSNKGGGSSKADKDVKKRGGGFTKLCSLSPQLQAFTGVPELARTEVVKKLWAYIREKDLQDPNNKRNIICDESLRALFRVDSINMFQMNKELSKHIGPLNEEDAPDNSIQKETRCKQGREEGSDELKQKEKRQKKGASGLLVPLPLSDALVKFFGTGESTLSRADVVKRMWEYIKQHDLQDPSDKRRIICDEKLKELFEVDSFNGFSVSKLLTSHFIKMEQ; translated from the exons ATGGTTTCGGATTCTGACCTCGTGACCCGCCTTAGAGAAATCCTCCGGACCTCTGACCTCGACACCGCCACCGCTGGCAGTGTCCGTAGGAAGTTGGAGGAGGATTTAGGCGTCGATTTATCGGACCGGAAAAAGTTTATTCGGGAACAAATCGACATTTACCTCGAAACCCTACAGAATGAGCATAAGGATGAAGACGAAGAAGAAAATATGCCAGTGGATGTGAATCAGAATGAGGAAGGCAATGAAATCGACGCCgttgaagaagaaggagaagaggaggaagaggaggaggaggaagaagaggagAGTGAGGAACGGGGAACTAAAAGAAAAAG GTCAAATAAGGTTGAAAAAGTAGGCAAGAAAAGAGGAGGTGGCTTTACGAAGCTATGTGCCCTATCTCCACGGCTTCAAAAGTTTGTTGGAGTGCCTGAATTAGCAAGAACTGAG GTTGTGAAGAAACTTTGGGCATATATCAGGGAGAACAACTTGCAGGATCCAAAGAATAAGCGAAATATAAATTGTGATGAAGCATTGCGGGATCTTTTTCGTGTAAATACAATTAATATGTTTCAAATGAATAAAGCCTTGTCCAAGCATATTCGGCCATTAACCGCAGAAGCtg GATGTTTATATTTTCTGCAATTTCAACTTCAACTACCACAAACAGGCTTCCACATTGAACTTCCGCTTTATTTCATTTACG AGCATGAAAAGCTGAAGGAAAAAGGTGAAGATGGTAGTAATTCTGTGTCAGAAAGCGATGATCCAGCTGAAGAACAGGAAGTtgaagaggaggaagaggaagctGTGGAGAAAGAGGGTACTGTACAAAGCAATAAAGGAGG TGGGTCTTCTAAGGCGGATAAAGATGTTAAGAAAAGAGGAGGAGGCTTTACTAAATTGTGTAGCCTTTCTCCACAACTTCAAGCATTCACTGGAGTGCCTGAATTGGCCAGGACAGAG GTTGTGAAGAAACTTTGGGCCTATATTCGGGAGAAAGACTTACAAGATCCAAATAACAAACGGAATATAATATGTGATGAATCACTTCGTGCTCTCTTTCGTGTTGATTCTATCAATATGTTTCAAATGAACAAAGAATTGTCCAAGCACATAGGGCCATTAAATGAGGAAGATG CTCCAGACAACTCTATACAGAAGGAAACACGGTGCAAGCAAGGAAGAGAAGAAG GTTCAGATGAACTAAAGCAGAAGGAAAAACGGCAGAAGAAGGGAGCTTCTGGTCTTCTTGTTCCCCTTCCTCTTTCAGATGCTCTTGTAAAATTTTTTGGCACTGGCGAAAGTACATTATCTCGGGCTGATGTTGTAAAGAGAATGTGGGAATACATAAAACAACATGATCTGCAG GATCCATCTGATAAGAGGAGAATCATTTGCGATGAAAAGTTAAAAGAACTATTTGAGGTCGACTCATTCAATGGATTCTCAGTCTCAAAGCTCCTGACATCTCATTTCATCAAGATGGAACAGTGA
- the LOC110600751 gene encoding serine/threonine-protein kinase SRK2E, whose translation MDRSAVTVGSSMDMRIMHDSGRYELVRDIGSGNFGVAKLMRDKQTNELVAVKYIERGEKIDENVQREIINHRSLRHPNIVRFKEVILNPTHLAIVMEYASGGELFERICNAGRFSEDEARFFFQQLISGVSYCHAMQVCHRDLKLENTLLDGSPAPRLKICDFGYSKSSVLHSQPKSTVGTPAYIAPEVLLKKEYDGKIADVWSCGVTLYVMLVGAYPFEDPDEPKNFRKTIHRILKVQYSIPDYVQISPECQHLISRIFVADPGKRISIPEIRNHEWFLKNLPADLMNENAMNSQFEEPDQPMQSIDEIMQIISEATIPAAGARSLNQYLAGSLEMDDEMQDLETDPELDMDSSGEIVYAM comes from the exons ATGGATCGATCGGCGGTCACCGTTGGTTCAAGTATGGATATGCGGATTATGCATGATAGTGGTCGTTACGAGCTGGTTCGAGATATTGGGTCTGGGAATTTCGGGGTGGCAAAGTTGATGAGAGACAAGCAGACCAACGAGCTTGTTGCTGTCAAGTATATCGAGAGAGGTGAGAAG ATAGATGAAAATGTACAAAGGGAAATTATTAACCACAGGTCACTGAGGCATCCTAACATCGTTAGATTCAAAGAG GTCATATTAAATCCAACACACCTTGCTATTGTGATGGAGTATGCATCTGGTGGAGAACTTTTTGAGCGGATTTGCAATGCAGGACGCTTCAGTGAGGATGAG GCTCGATTCTTCTTCCAACAACTTATATCAGGAGTTAGCTACTGTCACGCAATG CAAGTATGCCACCGTGATTTAAAATTGGAGAACACATTGTTGGATGGAAGCCCAGCACCTCGTTTGAAGATTTGTGACTTTGGTTACTCTAAG TCATCAGTTCTCCATTCACAACCAAAATCTACTGTTGGAACTCCTGCATACATTGCACCTGAAGTGTTACTTAAGAAGGAATATGATGGCAAG ATTGCAGATGTATGGTCTTGTGGGGTAACTTTATATGTAATGTTGGTGGGAGCATATCCGTTTGAGGACCCTGATGAGCCTAAGAATTTTCGGAAGACAATACAT CGAATTCTGAAAGTCCAGTACTCGATTCCTGACTATGTTCAAATATCTCCGGAGTGCCAGCATCTAATCTCTAGAATATTTGTGGCTGACCCTGGAAAG AGGATAAGCATTCCTGAGATTAGGAATCATGAGTGGTTTCTAAAGAATCTTCCAGCAGATCTCATGAATGAAAATGCAATGAACAGCCAGTTTGAAGAGCCTGATCAGCCCATGCAGAGTATTGATGAAATCATGCAGATAATATCTGAAGCCACCATCCCAGCAGCTGGTGCCCGTAGTCTCAATCAATATCTGGCGGGAAGCCTGGAAATGGATGATGAAATGCAGGATCTAGAGACTGATCCTGAACTTGACATGGATAGTAGTGGAGAGATAGTATATGCTATGTGA
- the LOC110601770 gene encoding uncharacterized protein LOC110601770 isoform X3, with protein sequence MVSDSDLVTRLREILRTSDLDTATAGSVRRKLEEDLGVDLSDRKKFIREQIDIYLETLQNEHKDEDEEENMPVDVNQNEEGNEIDAVEEEGEEEEEEEEEEEESEERGTKRKRSNKVEKVGKKRGGGFTKLCALSPRLQKFVGVPELARTEVVKKLWAYIRENNLQDPKNKRNINCDEALRDLFRVNTINMFQMNKALSKHIRPLTAEAGCLYFLQFQLQLPQTGFHIELPLYFIYEHEKLKEKGEDGSNSVSESDDPAEEQEVEEEEEEAVEKEGTVQSNKGGGSSKADKDVKKRGGGFTKLCSLSPQLQAFTGVPELARTEVVKKLWAYIREKDLQDPNNKRNIICDESLRALFRVDSINMFQMNKELSKHIGPLNEEDGTSPDNSIQKETRCKQGREEDELKQKEKRQKKGASGLLVPLPLSDALVKFFGTGESTLSRADVVKRMWEYIKQHDLQDPSDKRRIICDEKLKELFEVDSFNGFSVSKLLTSHFIKMEQ encoded by the exons ATGGTTTCGGATTCTGACCTCGTGACCCGCCTTAGAGAAATCCTCCGGACCTCTGACCTCGACACCGCCACCGCTGGCAGTGTCCGTAGGAAGTTGGAGGAGGATTTAGGCGTCGATTTATCGGACCGGAAAAAGTTTATTCGGGAACAAATCGACATTTACCTCGAAACCCTACAGAATGAGCATAAGGATGAAGACGAAGAAGAAAATATGCCAGTGGATGTGAATCAGAATGAGGAAGGCAATGAAATCGACGCCgttgaagaagaaggagaagaggaggaagaggaggaggaggaagaagaggagAGTGAGGAACGGGGAACTAAAAGAAAAAG GTCAAATAAGGTTGAAAAAGTAGGCAAGAAAAGAGGAGGTGGCTTTACGAAGCTATGTGCCCTATCTCCACGGCTTCAAAAGTTTGTTGGAGTGCCTGAATTAGCAAGAACTGAG GTTGTGAAGAAACTTTGGGCATATATCAGGGAGAACAACTTGCAGGATCCAAAGAATAAGCGAAATATAAATTGTGATGAAGCATTGCGGGATCTTTTTCGTGTAAATACAATTAATATGTTTCAAATGAATAAAGCCTTGTCCAAGCATATTCGGCCATTAACCGCAGAAGCtg GATGTTTATATTTTCTGCAATTTCAACTTCAACTACCACAAACAGGCTTCCACATTGAACTTCCGCTTTATTTCATTTACG AGCATGAAAAGCTGAAGGAAAAAGGTGAAGATGGTAGTAATTCTGTGTCAGAAAGCGATGATCCAGCTGAAGAACAGGAAGTtgaagaggaggaagaggaagctGTGGAGAAAGAGGGTACTGTACAAAGCAATAAAGGAGG TGGGTCTTCTAAGGCGGATAAAGATGTTAAGAAAAGAGGAGGAGGCTTTACTAAATTGTGTAGCCTTTCTCCACAACTTCAAGCATTCACTGGAGTGCCTGAATTGGCCAGGACAGAG GTTGTGAAGAAACTTTGGGCCTATATTCGGGAGAAAGACTTACAAGATCCAAATAACAAACGGAATATAATATGTGATGAATCACTTCGTGCTCTCTTTCGTGTTGATTCTATCAATATGTTTCAAATGAACAAAGAATTGTCCAAGCACATAGGGCCATTAAATGAGGAAGATGGTACAT CTCCAGACAACTCTATACAGAAGGAAACACGGTGCAAGCAAGGAAGAGAAGAAG ATGAACTAAAGCAGAAGGAAAAACGGCAGAAGAAGGGAGCTTCTGGTCTTCTTGTTCCCCTTCCTCTTTCAGATGCTCTTGTAAAATTTTTTGGCACTGGCGAAAGTACATTATCTCGGGCTGATGTTGTAAAGAGAATGTGGGAATACATAAAACAACATGATCTGCAG GATCCATCTGATAAGAGGAGAATCATTTGCGATGAAAAGTTAAAAGAACTATTTGAGGTCGACTCATTCAATGGATTCTCAGTCTCAAAGCTCCTGACATCTCATTTCATCAAGATGGAACAGTGA